From Atribacteraceae bacterium, the proteins below share one genomic window:
- a CDS encoding adenosylcobinamide-GDP ribazoletransferase, whose amino-acid sequence NLGAWRFVLAATGDRMIAALTVVLVWIGLTRALHLDGAADIADALFGGWTPEQRRSILADSRLGTFGVVAVFVLLAGKLVFVFGLATSFPLVLAPVLGRTAALYMGILFPPLPLGGKGMGKEISGRIPAWYGLLWVAIVAGFSLAQGGRTLLKTAVIFIMIYLFGRALVRTLEGVNGDGLGAGVEWAEFLFLFLQRA is encoded by the coding sequence AATTTGGGTGCCTGGCGATTTGTTCTGGCGGCAACCGGCGACCGGATGATTGCCGCACTGACGGTGGTCCTGGTTTGGATCGGGCTCACCCGGGCGCTTCATCTGGACGGGGCGGCGGATATCGCCGACGCTCTGTTTGGAGGCTGGACCCCGGAACAACGGCGGTCGATTCTCGCAGACTCCCGCCTAGGGACGTTCGGAGTCGTTGCGGTGTTTGTTCTCCTCGCAGGAAAACTCGTTTTCGTTTTCGGCTTAGCGACCTCTTTTCCGCTGGTGCTGGCTCCGGTTCTGGGGCGGACGGCAGCCTTATATATGGGGATCTTGTTCCCCCCCCTTCCTTTGGGGGGAAAAGGGATGGGAAAGGAGATCAGCGGCCGGATTCCCGCTTGGTATGGCTTACTATGGGTGGCGATCGTTGCCGGCTTCAGTCTGGCGCAGGGCGGCCGGACTCTTTTGAAAACGGCGGTTATCTTTATTATGATCTACCTGTTTGGGCGAGCGTTGGTGCGTACCCTTGAGGGAGTAAACGGCGACGGGCTCGGGGCCGGAGTCGAATGGGCGGAATTCCTGTTTCTTTTCCTGCAAAGAGCGTGA
- a CDS encoding histidine phosphatase family protein, whose product MKEITLLRHGDTEATEKGYFSGWSDVPLSRRGRERIALLRPLFSDRRFQGIFVSPLSRALETFRLLFPEGSSFEVHEDIRERSFGDWEGVAWEDIGKRFPEEIERWKAEPFLFTPPGGESFVQMQNRISCFWEEITSREDGRYLVVTHAGTIRCLLAHLTGMSFQTTFHLLLDPGVRLNLRHGPLFTQVVSLENSEVPTCPPF is encoded by the coding sequence ATGAAAGAGATAACGTTATTGCGTCATGGAGATACCGAAGCTACGGAGAAGGGATATTTTTCCGGCTGGAGCGATGTTCCCCTCTCAAGGCGGGGGCGGGAACGCATCGCCCTCCTCCGTCCGTTGTTCTCGGATCGGCGATTTCAAGGAATTTTTGTCAGCCCCCTGAGCCGAGCGTTGGAAACGTTCCGCCTGCTCTTCCCGGAGGGTTCAAGCTTCGAAGTCCACGAAGACATCAGAGAACGCTCTTTCGGAGACTGGGAAGGGGTCGCTTGGGAAGACATCGGGAAACGATTTCCTGAAGAGATAGAGCGCTGGAAAGCGGAACCGTTTTTGTTTACTCCCCCCGGCGGGGAAAGCTTTGTCCAAATGCAAAACCGGATTAGCTGTTTCTGGGAAGAAATCACTTCCCGGGAGGACGGAAGGTATCTGGTGGTGACCCATGCCGGGACAATCCGCTGTCTTCTCGCGCACCTGACCGGGATGTCGTTTCAGACGACATTTCATCTGCTGCTTGATCCGGGGGTACGGTTGAACCTCCGCCATGGCCCGCTTTTTACCCAGGTCGTCTCCCTGGAAAACTCCGAGGTCCCAACATGCCCGCCCTTTTGA
- the cbiB gene encoding adenosylcobinamide-phosphate synthase CbiB gives MPALLRLLAGFFLDQVLGDPPDRWHPVAWIGRLIDALERIFFPKVRNFKKEFVFGFIVVFLTVGGLGTGYYFLARFLRGVHPGLFWALEIYFIFHFLAFYTLSRRGREVKRSLEGGDLAAARRKLRHLVGRDTAHLSEREMVRGTLESLAENFSDGFVAPLFYIAIFGALGGLVYKTINTLDSVLGHKDYRYYFFGFASARVDDVASFIPARLSVLFVALAASVLGAFGREAIESAWRDARRHPSPNAGWPEAALAGALGVRLGGSNYYQGKREDRPFMGEPRRELTPMRIDEALWALKVASFLTMAVFAWIPIILVRL, from the coding sequence ATGCCCGCCCTTTTGAGGTTGCTGGCCGGATTTTTCCTGGACCAGGTCCTAGGAGATCCGCCGGACCGATGGCATCCGGTGGCCTGGATCGGCCGGCTGATTGATGCCTTGGAGCGGATTTTCTTTCCAAAGGTCCGTAACTTCAAAAAGGAGTTTGTTTTCGGTTTTATCGTAGTGTTTCTTACCGTCGGAGGGCTGGGGACCGGCTACTACTTTCTCGCCCGCTTTCTGCGGGGGGTTCATCCGGGTCTTTTTTGGGCCCTGGAAATCTATTTTATTTTCCACTTTCTGGCTTTTTACACGTTATCGCGAAGGGGCCGTGAGGTCAAGCGCTCTCTTGAGGGGGGCGACCTTGCTGCGGCACGGCGGAAGCTCCGGCACCTGGTGGGACGGGACACCGCTCACCTCTCTGAACGAGAGATGGTGCGAGGCACGCTGGAGTCATTGGCCGAGAATTTCAGCGATGGCTTTGTTGCCCCGCTTTTCTATATAGCGATTTTTGGGGCCCTGGGCGGACTGGTATATAAAACGATCAATACGCTGGATTCCGTGCTCGGCCATAAAGATTATCGATATTATTTTTTCGGATTTGCCTCCGCCCGGGTTGATGACGTCGCGAGCTTTATCCCGGCTCGCCTGTCTGTTTTGTTTGTCGCGCTGGCGGCCTCTGTCTTGGGAGCCTTCGGGCGGGAGGCGATCGAATCGGCCTGGCGGGATGCCCGCCGCCACCCCAGTCCGAACGCCGGCTGGCCGGAAGCGGCTCTGGCCGGAGCGTTGGGGGTTCGGCTGGGAGGGAGCAACTATTACCAGGGAAAGCGGGAGGATAGGCCGTTTATGGGAGAACCACGGCGTGAGCTGACGCCAATGCGCATCGACGAGGCCCTGTGGGCCTTGAAAGTCGCCTCCTTCCTAACCATGGCGGTCTTCGCCTGGATCCCGATTATACTAGTCAGGCTCTAA
- a CDS encoding lysylphosphatidylglycerol synthase transmembrane domain-containing protein has product MSTLKNQEPNGPPEKSVAGGSESEEGILSRTLYGQKRFERKKIIRQVLASVAISLASVALIFFFFAQRGIVVDLSVFRPAWFFVGLITMVGKWLLDGTRVFLSARAWKKRLRFRDAVGAVLSGHFVSAITPFSTGGSPVQAFVLARSGLTWGEAGSFVVITGILFQFSPLLLFIVMMGVFRIGFTLRGFLLDLLYFFAVFYSALLLMLFYLLLYPKTLYRLINWGMRVVRRRLRRIKFNEDVVWKWINDFMGDFRRGFKIFILQKPQYLIWNLGCYLVQSLMSFSVAQLVLLSLGAQPSYLAVVESQIPLFYVFALTPSPGASGAVEFSIASAFLRFAGAERLGVFVLFWRLSTYYFTLLIGGLTLFFILKKNGKQTSSGDTGGAGEPAGRERLSKKTANPENTQTQV; this is encoded by the coding sequence ATGAGCACCCTTAAGAATCAAGAGCCAAACGGACCGCCGGAAAAGTCTGTAGCCGGAGGGTCCGAATCAGAAGAAGGCATCCTCTCGAGAACCCTGTACGGACAGAAGCGTTTTGAACGGAAGAAAATCATCCGGCAGGTTCTCGCGTCCGTTGCGATCAGCCTGGCCAGCGTCGCCCTGATCTTTTTCTTTTTTGCTCAACGGGGGATTGTGGTCGACCTCTCCGTTTTTCGTCCGGCCTGGTTTTTCGTCGGGCTCATCACGATGGTAGGGAAGTGGCTTTTGGATGGGACGCGGGTTTTCCTGAGCGCCAGGGCTTGGAAAAAACGCCTTCGCTTTCGGGACGCCGTGGGAGCGGTGCTTTCCGGGCACTTCGTGTCCGCGATCACTCCCTTTTCTACCGGCGGGAGCCCGGTACAGGCGTTTGTGTTGGCCCGCTCCGGGCTGACCTGGGGAGAGGCCGGCAGTTTTGTGGTCATCACCGGAATTCTCTTTCAGTTCAGCCCCCTACTGCTGTTTATCGTTATGATGGGCGTCTTTCGGATCGGTTTCACATTGCGAGGATTTTTGCTTGACCTATTATATTTCTTCGCCGTTTTTTATTCGGCCCTTCTTTTGATGCTCTTCTATCTGCTTCTTTACCCGAAGACGCTCTACCGTCTGATCAACTGGGGTATGCGCGTTGTTCGCCGTCGGCTTCGCCGGATCAAGTTCAATGAAGATGTGGTTTGGAAATGGATCAACGATTTTATGGGAGACTTCCGCCGCGGCTTTAAAATATTTATTTTACAAAAACCCCAATACCTGATCTGGAATCTGGGCTGCTACCTGGTCCAGAGCTTGATGTCTTTTTCCGTGGCCCAACTGGTGCTCCTCTCGCTGGGGGCTCAACCTTCCTACCTGGCGGTGGTGGAATCTCAGATCCCGCTCTTTTATGTCTTTGCCCTGACCCCCTCCCCAGGAGCCAGTGGTGCTGTGGAATTCTCCATCGCCTCGGCTTTCCTGCGCTTTGCAGGAGCCGAGAGGCTGGGCGTGTTCGTCCTTTTCTGGCGATTAAGTACCTATTATTTCACCCTACTTATCGGTGGCCTGACCCTTTTTTTCATTTTGAAAAAAAACGGCAAGCAGACGTCTTCTGGTGACACCGGCGGCGCCGGAGAGCCCGCGGGTCGGGAGCGGCTTTCCAAAAAAACCGCAAACCCTGAAAACACCCAAACCCAAGTCTAA
- a CDS encoding methyl-accepting chemotaxis protein, with protein MTIRSKLLTGFIVVAALVALAGGIGIFAFSQIVRNISRMEETIPWLFSSFRMKERLAQSFQVVTRYLAERDPSRLAALEEDFSFLMNTVEMYEEALLSGTDSPAFKEKGQFRTAWEKEGLQLPISRITEGSETSERVRELSQLRENYRALTAQLINTHRERLIGNEELARKSLALDDPVASLERFMLSLETAIAQNNVSIGQTRDLLAQYALTRNRIGNQLGPVDGSLNMLESGIEGNIVFSRATKDLLIERMASIREHRERLVEVIVRSEELPGSDFEAEILQTFRDTVSEINRLGRELSKLSLNEWITQIGAMNIARKNYIIAPDDEKETFRQAHDSIFSALGEFLGGEFLKSYEERMANHIYEKNWQEYALLWSDVVETSDRLEALENEQNQALERMHSLQADFSHSLDEFNRVISGEFRSAVGSIHATEQSLQRVLYGTTAAGLVIAVVLGLLLASSIVRPLRKGMEFAGTLASGDLTGRVENRKKDETGHLLESLNTASTSLRSFMSEVATSARFIQEKVTDLATFGNEVAQTGEQIAQTVSQVSQGSEDQSRNLSEVSEKMGELVEAVRRVSGQLVEQVECFGEAFSQVETISRSINETARNLDEARTRTQESAESTRQGQERLTAVSSAMHGIQKSVVHVSQIIGRLGESSREIGNITDLITGIADETNLLALNAAIEAARAGEAGRGFAVVAQEVRKLAEESAQAAQRISGLIGDIQKEARLAVGSMEESTGRVSQGVGAVAEAGRSFETITQLGQRVNEEVSQIARSFKTIEKASQQVVDTLQGMVGISRSSHDSANEAASLSEDISVTLASVASISEENAALSEEVAAGSEEQNAALQEIRRNIEEINRMAKRLEDSLGKFKI; from the coding sequence ATGACCATTCGTTCAAAGCTGCTTACCGGCTTTATCGTTGTCGCTGCCCTGGTTGCCCTGGCTGGCGGAATCGGCATCTTCGCTTTTTCCCAGATAGTAAGGAACATCTCGCGCATGGAGGAAACCATTCCATGGTTGTTTTCATCCTTTCGCATGAAAGAGCGGTTGGCTCAGAGCTTCCAGGTTGTGACCCGCTACCTTGCCGAGCGGGATCCCTCCCGCCTGGCCGCCCTGGAAGAGGATTTTTCTTTCTTAATGAACACCGTAGAGATGTACGAAGAGGCATTGCTATCCGGAACGGACAGCCCTGCTTTTAAAGAGAAGGGGCAATTTCGGACAGCATGGGAAAAAGAAGGACTTCAACTTCCCATCTCTCGGATTACGGAGGGTTCAGAGACGAGTGAACGCGTGCGGGAGCTGTCCCAGCTTCGGGAAAATTACCGCGCACTCACGGCACAGTTGATCAACACACACCGGGAGCGACTTATCGGTAATGAAGAACTCGCCCGGAAGAGCCTGGCCCTGGATGATCCGGTGGCCTCCCTGGAGAGATTCATGCTCTCGCTGGAAACAGCCATTGCACAGAACAACGTATCGATCGGCCAGACCCGCGATCTGCTTGCCCAATATGCGCTGACCAGGAACCGAATAGGCAACCAATTGGGGCCGGTTGATGGATCGCTTAACATGTTGGAGTCGGGAATCGAGGGCAATATAGTTTTTTCACGCGCGACCAAGGACCTTTTAATCGAACGGATGGCTTCGATCCGCGAACACCGGGAACGCCTTGTGGAAGTGATTGTCCGCTCAGAAGAACTCCCGGGATCCGATTTCGAGGCGGAGATTCTGCAGACGTTCCGGGACACCGTCTCCGAAATCAACCGGCTGGGGCGCGAACTCAGTAAACTGAGCCTCAATGAATGGATCACCCAAATCGGGGCGATGAATATCGCCCGAAAAAACTATATCATCGCTCCGGACGATGAGAAAGAAACCTTTCGCCAGGCCCACGACAGTATCTTCAGTGCGCTTGGCGAATTCTTGGGTGGGGAATTCCTGAAAAGCTATGAAGAACGGATGGCTAATCATATCTATGAAAAAAACTGGCAGGAATATGCACTGCTTTGGTCGGATGTGGTCGAAACCAGCGACCGGCTGGAGGCGCTCGAAAACGAACAAAATCAGGCTCTGGAGCGCATGCATTCACTCCAGGCGGATTTCTCGCATTCCCTCGACGAGTTCAACCGCGTGATCAGTGGCGAGTTCCGATCAGCAGTCGGAAGCATCCACGCCACCGAACAATCCCTGCAACGGGTTCTTTATGGGACGACTGCCGCGGGGTTGGTCATCGCCGTAGTCCTCGGATTGCTTCTGGCCTCCTCCATTGTCCGCCCTCTCCGCAAGGGAATGGAGTTTGCTGGCACCCTGGCCTCCGGAGACCTCACCGGCCGAGTGGAAAACCGAAAAAAGGACGAAACCGGCCACCTTCTGGAATCACTGAATACCGCCTCCACCTCCCTTCGTTCCTTCATGAGTGAAGTAGCCACCTCGGCCCGCTTTATTCAGGAAAAAGTCACTGACTTGGCCACCTTCGGCAATGAAGTGGCCCAGACCGGAGAGCAGATTGCTCAGACCGTTTCCCAGGTCTCACAGGGCTCGGAAGATCAAAGTCGTAATCTGAGCGAGGTATCTGAAAAGATGGGCGAACTGGTCGAAGCGGTTCGACGGGTTTCCGGACAGCTCGTCGAACAGGTTGAGTGCTTTGGGGAGGCCTTTTCCCAGGTCGAAACGATATCCCGGAGTATAAACGAAACGGCCAGGAATCTTGATGAAGCCCGTACCCGTACCCAAGAGTCGGCCGAGAGCACCAGGCAGGGACAGGAACGGTTGACTGCCGTTTCATCGGCCATGCACGGCATCCAGAAAAGCGTGGTCCACGTGTCCCAGATTATCGGCCGGTTGGGCGAGAGCTCCCGGGAGATCGGCAACATCACCGACCTCATTACCGGCATTGCCGATGAAACCAACCTTCTGGCCCTGAACGCGGCCATCGAAGCGGCTCGGGCCGGCGAGGCGGGACGGGGCTTTGCGGTGGTCGCCCAGGAGGTGCGTAAATTGGCCGAAGAATCCGCCCAGGCCGCCCAGCGCATCTCGGGGCTGATCGGCGACATCCAAAAAGAGGCCCGGCTGGCGGTCGGCTCCATGGAAGAGAGCACCGGGCGGGTTTCTCAAGGGGTAGGAGCCGTCGCAGAAGCGGGCCGCTCCTTTGAGACGATCACCCAGCTTGGTCAACGGGTCAACGAAGAAGTCAGTCAGATCGCGCGCTCCTTTAAGACCATCGAAAAAGCCTCGCAGCAGGTGGTGGACACCTTACAGGGGATGGTGGGTATCTCCCGCTCGTCCCACGATTCGGCCAATGAAGCGGCAAGCCTCTCGGAAGATATTTCCGTTACCCTGGCAAGCGTAGCTTCCATTTCGGAGGAGAACGCCGCTTTGAGCGAAGAAGTGGCCGCTGGTTCTGAAGAGCAAAACGCCGCGCTCCAGGAAATTCGTAGGAACATCGAGGAAATCAACCGGATGGCCAAGAGACTGGAAGACAGCCTGGGAAAATTCAAAATTTGA